A genomic stretch from Dissulfurispira thermophila includes:
- a CDS encoding ATP-binding protein, with protein sequence MNVEGCFQLMGGDFTNAGAASSELKSTLSKLGVSQDIIRRASIAAFEAEMNIIIHAVAGTMHYVVNNGEIRIILTDMGPGIEDIELAMQEGYSTAPDWVREMGWGAGMGLPNIKKNADRFKIDSVVGEGTTLEIVIYMRKD encoded by the coding sequence ATGAATGTAGAGGGTTGTTTTCAACTTATGGGAGGAGATTTTACGAATGCAGGTGCTGCCTCGAGCGAATTAAAGAGCACCCTGTCAAAGCTGGGAGTGTCACAAGATATTATTAGACGAGCATCAATTGCTGCATTTGAGGCAGAGATGAATATCATAATACATGCAGTGGCAGGAACAATGCACTATGTTGTTAACAATGGAGAAATAAGGATAATATTAACAGATATGGGACCAGGTATAGAGGATATTGAACTGGCAATGCAGGAAGGATATTCAACAGCTCCTGATTGGGTAAGGGAGATGGGATGGGGCGCGGGCATGGGACTGCCTAATATAAAGAAAAATGCAGATAGATTCAAGATAGATTCTGTTGTGGGTGAGGGGACAACCCTCGAAATAGTTATATATATGAGAAAGGATTGA
- a CDS encoding HAMP domain-containing sensor histidine kinase gives MQKKSLNSLTGKLILAIGAMMLIVGLVFAYVFIKQNPDIKLGVVLFYGGFFVITISFLLCIILYNLVTKPLSFLVDGMNKLSQGDMDYRINLKTKDEIGMLANSFNLMVEELRQYRDKMENWTKSLEEEVQKKTAEIVKAQEQLINAEKLASLGRMAAGVAHELNSPLTGIVTFAHLMMKRIPPENTQDAEDLKVIIDQAERCSKIVRGLLGFSRKTASEKADIDINTLIENILSMVRNQAKFYNIVFDVQLDKTIPAVSVDPNQIQQVFLNLLINAADAMEEKGKITIASRMITDGDSRFVEIEFTDTGPGIPEDIKGRIFEPFFTTKPAGKGTGLGLAVSYGIIKKHDGQIFVKSEQGRGASFFIRLPVVKTDRN, from the coding sequence ATGCAAAAAAAATCCCTGAATTCCCTTACAGGCAAACTTATATTGGCAATAGGCGCAATGATGCTTATTGTTGGTCTTGTTTTTGCTTATGTATTTATCAAGCAAAACCCTGACATTAAACTCGGGGTCGTGTTGTTTTATGGTGGCTTTTTTGTTATTACGATATCCTTCCTTTTATGCATAATCCTTTATAATCTTGTCACAAAGCCATTATCATTTTTGGTTGATGGAATGAACAAGCTATCTCAGGGAGATATGGATTACAGGATTAATCTTAAGACAAAAGACGAGATAGGAATGCTGGCTAACTCCTTTAATTTAATGGTGGAGGAACTCAGACAGTACAGAGACAAGATGGAGAACTGGACAAAGAGCCTTGAAGAAGAGGTGCAGAAAAAGACAGCAGAGATAGTAAAGGCGCAGGAACAACTGATAAATGCTGAGAAGCTTGCATCCCTCGGCAGAATGGCTGCAGGTGTTGCTCACGAATTGAATAGCCCTTTAACAGGTATAGTTACATTTGCACACTTAATGATGAAACGCATACCCCCGGAAAATACGCAGGATGCAGAAGATTTGAAGGTCATCATAGACCAGGCAGAGAGGTGTTCTAAGATTGTACGAGGGCTTTTAGGTTTTTCGAGAAAGACTGCATCTGAAAAGGCAGATATTGACATAAATACATTGATAGAAAATATATTGTCAATGGTAAGGAATCAGGCAAAATTTTACAATATTGTCTTTGATGTGCAACTTGATAAAACTATTCCTGCTGTAAGTGTAGATCCCAATCAGATTCAGCAGGTATTTCTCAATCTTCTTATAAATGCAGCAGATGCAATGGAAGAAAAAGGCAAGATAACTATTGCATCGAGAATGATAACAGATGGAGATAGCAGATTTGTTGAGATTGAATTTACTGACACAGGTCCGGGTATTCCCGAAGACATTAAGGGCAGGATATTTGAACCTTTCTTTACAACAAAGCCTGCTGGGAAAGGTACAGGATTAGGGCTTGCTGTGAGCTATGGCATTATCAAAAAACACGATGGACAGATTTTTGTGAAAAGTGAGCAGGGCCGTGGAGCAAGCTTTTTTATTCGTCTGCCTGTAGTCAAAACAGATAGGAATTGA
- a CDS encoding DRTGG domain-containing protein: MLKVSDIIEKIGLDIRVSGDMHKYVTGCYISDLLSDVMAHSKDGELWITLQTHPNIVAVAVIKGLSCIVITNGRLPETDTVKKAESENITILTTSKTTFEIAGLLYNILRSE, encoded by the coding sequence ATGCTCAAGGTCAGTGATATTATTGAAAAAATAGGATTAGATATAAGGGTGAGCGGTGATATGCATAAGTATGTAACAGGGTGCTACATAAGTGATCTTCTTTCGGATGTAATGGCTCACAGTAAAGATGGTGAATTATGGATAACCCTCCAGACACATCCAAACATAGTGGCTGTTGCAGTAATAAAAGGTCTTTCTTGCATAGTTATAACAAATGGCAGACTTCCTGAGACTGATACGGTGAAAAAGGCTGAATCGGAAAATATAACTATTTTAACCACTTCAAAGACAACATTTGAGATAGCAGGATTGCTTTATAATATCTTAAGAAGTGAATGA
- a CDS encoding DRTGG domain-containing protein translates to MKLKDIAGLIDGEIIVKGKADSIDIVSVCSSDLMSDVLRFAAKGALLVTALNQTQVIRTAEIADIAAVLMVLGKKMEKDMIELAKEKNIALMVTHLPAFTVCGMLYVGGLRSCLEE, encoded by the coding sequence ATGAAACTCAAAGACATAGCAGGACTGATCGATGGAGAAATAATTGTTAAAGGCAAGGCTGATTCTATAGACATAGTATCAGTTTGCAGTTCAGATCTTATGAGTGATGTGCTCAGATTTGCAGCGAAAGGTGCTTTGCTTGTGACTGCCTTGAATCAGACCCAGGTAATTAGGACAGCAGAGATAGCAGATATTGCTGCTGTTCTTATGGTGCTTGGAAAGAAGATGGAGAAGGATATGATAGAGCTTGCAAAAGAAAAAAACATTGCATTGATGGTAACGCATCTGCCTGCATTTACAGTATGTGGGATGCTTTATGTCGGAGGGTTGAGGAGTTGTCTGGAGGAGTAA